The DNA sequence CATCATCAATCAATGAATTATCGTTTGTATGATAAGCTAACAAtccaaaaacaaataaataaataacaaaatagcATACTTTAGCCTACCACTCCAGTGATTGTTTATCTTGATCTCATgagtattttattaattatttaattccTATAATTGATTGCTGCGTGGTTAATTATAAAAGatattaaaactaatttaaatcatcgaaaaaataatagtataaatatttttggtcATTTAGGGAGATAAATTAGTAGTATATCATTATTATGTATTAATGTGAAACAAATGTATGTATACCtttaaagtataaaataaataaatttttactcCAAATTAATAAGttgatataataaaaaaaaaactatcgACATTAAAGACAACAAGAATAGCGATAACTAATCAATAACTGGCCtattagctcagttggttagagcGTCGTGCTAATAACGCGAAGGTCGCAGGTTCGAAACCTGCATGGGCCATTTTACTTTTTTTCATATCTCCACCGTTGCTGAAGTATACTAACATAATATTTATATTCCTTTTTGAATCACAACTGGCCtattagctcagttggttagagcGTCGTGCTAATAACGCGAAGGTCGCAGGTTCGAAACCTGCATGCGCCATTTTATTCTTCTCATATCCCTATACTTGCTGAACTATACtagcatatatatataccttCTTTTTCACGACTCCTTCGTTATTTCATAATTACGGAACTAAGTTGCCCGGTAATTTGGATACTATCATAATAATTTTCAAACAACAATGACAAGGAAGAGAAACATTGATCATTGCATGTTCTGCATCTTTCATTGAGGGTTTGGTTACCTAGTTTATATTAATATGAACAAATAAACATGTTCCACTTTTGCATGAAAGcaaagggaaaaaaataaacaatCTATCTACACACTGTACAATTGTAACTGTTTGCTTTGAGCTAATCTATGTTATGtcagcttttttttttttttggaagaaTGCAGCATTCAAGCCTGAATTGATATGATGCTGCAGAACAAATCTTCTGTGCAAGGAATTGTGAGGCCACCCATTAGATGAACATAACCAAATTCTTCTTCTGCTTTACTCAGCAAGTCTTGAAATGATGGTTGGTTCAAGTATGATACCGGAACTATAAACCTCTTCATCTTTTCTCCTACATACACTGCAAGATACCCCTTTGGAATTTCTCCACCCTTTGGAGCTGCTTGTGTAGCTTTTCTAATACCAGGTAAGCGAAATCCCattgtttcttcttttgttAAGAATGATCTCAAGTAACTTGTATGCGAAACAAGTGTTTCAAGTTTGATGCTCTATGTTTTGGGTTTGAGAATGCTAAGATGAGTATTGGTATATATAGATCATAAAATTGCTTCAGCTTGTGTGGAACTAACTGAATGGTTATGAACTGTTTGATGGGGTCTAGTGAAGGACAAAGACTCATGAACCTTCACATGGAGTGTTTTGGAGGTCTTTATGAAGAACTATTAATGATTCAGGAGTAAATGACCCACATTATGTAAGATTTTCCAACCCAACCACTGCTTGAAAATGGAATCTAGATCTTGAAAATCTTGTGTATAGCTGTTAGGCAAGGTCATGCCAAACCTCATCTATTATTCAGTTGGTGTTGCTTAGAACTTGATTCACATCCACACAACCTTGTGATCATGTATTCAGTGTCGGCTTGAATCTTGATTCCCGGACACTGTTTCGAAGCTATCAATTAAGTCTTGCTTGTGATTCACaaatttcataatttattaCTCTGCTATTATTTGTTGGCAGATGTATGGCATAAAATTGTCAATCTAATGAAAATTTGTGAGATGTCTAAAGCATGTCtagtaataaatttttattcaacaaatttttattactttaaaaattttcgagaTGAATTCATC is a window from the Arachis stenosperma cultivar V10309 chromosome 3, arast.V10309.gnm1.PFL2, whole genome shotgun sequence genome containing:
- the LOC130967506 gene encoding auxin-induced protein 15A-like, whose amino-acid sequence is MGFRLPGIRKATQAAPKGGEIPKGYLAVYVGEKMKRFIVPVSYLNQPSFQDLLSKAEEEFGYVHLMGGLTIPCTEDLFCSIISIQA